A section of the Citrobacter farmeri genome encodes:
- a CDS encoding RpiB/LacA/LacB family sugar-phosphate isomerase — protein MKIALMMENSQAGKNAIIYRELKAVADEKGFPVFNVGMSDENDHHLTYIHLGIMASILLNSKAVDFVVTGCGTGQGALMSLNIHPGVVCGYCIDPADAFLFAQINNGNALSLPFAKGFGWGAELNVRFIFEKAFTGRNGEGYPPERKEPQVRNAGILNQVKAAVVKDNYLDTLRAIDPELVKTAVSGQRFQQCFFENGQSKEIEAFVREILG, from the coding sequence ATGAAAATTGCATTGATGATGGAAAACAGCCAGGCGGGCAAAAACGCCATCATTTACCGCGAACTTAAAGCGGTTGCCGATGAAAAGGGCTTTCCGGTTTTCAACGTCGGGATGAGCGACGAGAATGACCACCATCTGACCTACATCCATCTCGGCATCATGGCCAGCATTCTGCTAAATTCAAAAGCGGTTGATTTCGTCGTGACCGGTTGTGGTACAGGCCAGGGGGCGCTGATGTCGCTGAACATCCATCCGGGGGTGGTGTGCGGTTATTGCATCGATCCGGCGGATGCGTTCCTGTTTGCGCAGATTAACAATGGTAATGCGCTGTCTCTGCCATTTGCGAAAGGATTTGGCTGGGGAGCAGAACTGAACGTGCGCTTTATCTTTGAGAAAGCCTTTACCGGCCGTAACGGCGAAGGTTATCCGCCAGAGCGTAAAGAACCGCAGGTGCGTAACGCAGGAATTCTCAATCAGGTTAAAGCGGCAGTCGTTAAAGACAACTATCTTGATACACTGCGCGCGATCGATCCGGAACTGGTGAAGACAGCGGTTTCCGGTCAGCGTTTCCAGCAGTGTTTCTTTGAAAATGGTCAGAGTAAAGAGATTGAAGCGTTTGTTCGCGAAATCCTCGGGTAA
- a CDS encoding MFS transporter, whose amino-acid sequence MQEDRNVESKRGISPAALLVAGAFFMEFIDGTVIATALPDMAKSFGVQAVDLNIGISAYLITLAVLIPASGWIADRFGARKIFTLALAIFTLASVLCGLSTTLESFLAMRILQGVGGALMVPVGRLAVLRTTPKHQLITAIATLTWPALVAPIIGPPLGGFITSYANWRWIFFINVPLGLLAIVLALRFIPTIRDDDRRPFDLAGFIATAIAMVSLVYAMELLGAQHPEGVLTIALLALGVGTFAFSLRHFRRADYPMIRLDALQVPTFRVTMYGGSLFRASISAVPFLLPLMFQVGFGMNAFQAGSLVLAVFVGNLTIKPATTPLIRWLGFKKLLLINGALNVLALLACALLTPSTPVWLILLILYLGGVFRSIQFTGISTLAFADVPSVQMSYANTLFSTATQLAVGLGISLGAIGIRIGANVSEWLGINAVPGISFRLAFVAIALICLIGMVDTLRLAKDAGSAVSVRQ is encoded by the coding sequence ATGCAAGAAGATCGAAATGTAGAAAGCAAACGCGGTATCTCCCCTGCCGCTCTGCTCGTCGCCGGGGCGTTTTTCATGGAGTTTATTGACGGCACGGTGATCGCGACCGCCCTGCCCGATATGGCCAAAAGTTTCGGTGTTCAGGCGGTTGATTTAAATATTGGTATCAGCGCCTATCTGATTACCCTCGCGGTACTCATCCCGGCCAGCGGTTGGATAGCTGACCGTTTTGGCGCGCGCAAAATCTTTACGCTTGCCCTCGCTATTTTCACCCTCGCGTCAGTGCTGTGCGGCCTTTCCACGACGCTGGAGAGTTTCCTGGCAATGCGTATCCTGCAGGGTGTGGGTGGCGCACTCATGGTTCCGGTGGGTCGCTTAGCGGTATTGCGCACCACGCCAAAACATCAGTTAATTACGGCTATCGCCACCTTAACCTGGCCTGCACTGGTTGCCCCCATTATTGGCCCACCACTCGGCGGCTTTATCACCAGCTATGCCAACTGGCGCTGGATTTTTTTTATTAACGTGCCGCTGGGGCTGCTGGCGATCGTACTGGCGCTGCGATTTATTCCCACTATCCGCGATGACGATCGGCGTCCTTTCGATCTTGCTGGTTTCATCGCCACCGCCATCGCGATGGTCAGCCTGGTCTATGCGATGGAGTTACTGGGCGCCCAACATCCCGAAGGCGTATTGACGATAGCTCTGCTGGCGCTTGGCGTGGGAACATTTGCCTTTTCTTTGCGCCATTTCCGTCGAGCAGACTATCCCATGATTCGCCTCGACGCCCTGCAGGTGCCAACGTTTCGCGTCACCATGTACGGAGGCTCGCTGTTCCGCGCCTCAATCAGCGCTGTGCCTTTTCTTTTGCCGCTCATGTTTCAGGTGGGTTTTGGCATGAATGCCTTTCAGGCCGGTTCACTGGTTCTGGCGGTGTTTGTCGGCAATCTGACGATTAAGCCCGCGACCACGCCGCTTATCCGCTGGTTAGGCTTTAAAAAGCTACTGTTGATTAACGGCGCGCTCAATGTGCTGGCGCTACTCGCCTGCGCGCTACTCACCCCCTCGACTCCCGTCTGGCTTATTCTGCTGATACTGTACCTTGGTGGCGTCTTCCGTTCGATTCAGTTTACCGGTATCAGCACGCTGGCTTTCGCAGACGTTCCTTCCGTCCAGATGAGTTATGCGAATACCTTGTTCAGCACCGCCACACAGCTGGCCGTTGGACTGGGGATTTCACTGGGTGCAATCGGTATTCGTATTGGCGCGAATGTGAGTGAATGGCTGGGAATAAACGCAGTTCCTGGCATCAGCTTTCGTCTGGCATTTGTGGCCATCGCGCTTATTTGCCTGATTGGCATGGTGGATACGTTGCGGCTGGCGAAAGATGCGGGGAGCGCGGTGTCTGTAAGACAGTAA
- the azuC gene encoding stress response protein AzuC, translated as MKLRKILKSMFENYCKTFKDVPPGAMF; from the coding sequence ATGAAATTGCGCAAAATCCTGAAAAGCATGTTTGAAAATTATTGCAAAACTTTCAAAGACGTACCGCCAGGCGCTATGTTCTGA
- a CDS encoding DUF2766 family protein, whose amino-acid sequence MSQPLNADQELVSDVVACQLVIKQILDVLDVIAPVEVREKMTSQLKNIDFSTHPAAADPVTLRAIQKAIALIELKFTPQGEAH is encoded by the coding sequence ATGTCCCAACCGCTGAATGCCGATCAGGAACTGGTCTCTGACGTTGTTGCCTGCCAGCTCGTCATAAAACAAATTCTCGATGTTCTCGACGTGATTGCTCCCGTCGAAGTTCGCGAAAAAATGACCAGTCAACTGAAAAATATTGATTTTTCAACGCATCCCGCTGCTGCCGATCCCGTCACGTTACGCGCTATCCAGAAAGCGATCGCGCTGATTGAACTGAAATTCACGCCGCAGGGCGAAGCCCACTAA
- a CDS encoding non-heme ferritin-like protein, translating to MAAVGMVHKLNNQMNLEFYASNLYLHLSEWCSEHRLMGTATFLRTQAQSNVTQMMRMFNFMKNAGANPVVKAIDVQGEDLHSLEELFQKTIDDYEQRASTLSQLTNEAEALNDAPTLDFLHDLEKEQQQDGLLLQTILDEVRSAKRAGLCPAQTDQHVLNVVNYQQH from the coding sequence ATGGCTGCAGTTGGAATGGTACACAAACTCAACAATCAAATGAATCTTGAGTTTTATGCTTCCAATCTCTACCTCCATCTGAGTGAGTGGTGTTCCGAACACCGTCTGATGGGTACTGCGACTTTCTTACGTACTCAGGCTCAGAGTAACGTCACCCAAATGATGCGCATGTTTAACTTCATGAAAAATGCGGGGGCAAATCCCGTCGTTAAGGCCATCGACGTACAGGGTGAGGATTTACATTCGCTGGAAGAGCTGTTTCAGAAAACGATAGATGATTATGAACAACGGGCCAGCACGCTTTCGCAACTGACCAACGAAGCTGAAGCGCTGAATGATGCTCCAACCCTCGATTTTCTCCACGATCTGGAAAAAGAACAGCAGCAAGATGGACTGTTGTTGCAAACTATTCTTGATGAAGTGCGTAGCGCCAAACGCGCAGGACTGTGTCCGGCACAGACCGATCAGCACGTACTCAACGTCGTCAATTACCAACAGCATTAA
- a CDS encoding DJ-1/PfpI family protein has product MTRVAVLLASGFEEAEAIVTIDILRRLNIDVDTLACAESRAVVSYHDVPMVADYTLVGQRENLYDAVVLPGGPQGSVNLAANPQVVEFISRHDAAGKLICPICSAAARVLGGNGLLKGRRYVCSGDLYETVTDGIYVDAPVVLDGHLLSGKGLGHIFDFALTLSARLLGDDKPVRDHADHIYYPW; this is encoded by the coding sequence ATGACAAGAGTGGCAGTCTTGCTGGCATCAGGTTTCGAAGAAGCGGAAGCGATCGTCACGATTGATATCTTGCGTCGTCTGAATATCGACGTTGACACACTGGCCTGCGCGGAGTCTCGCGCCGTGGTGAGTTATCACGATGTTCCAATGGTGGCCGATTACACCCTGGTGGGGCAGCGGGAGAACCTGTATGACGCGGTGGTGCTTCCGGGTGGACCTCAGGGTAGCGTGAATCTTGCGGCGAATCCGCAGGTTGTTGAGTTCATCTCGCGTCATGATGCTGCCGGGAAATTGATTTGCCCCATTTGCTCAGCGGCCGCACGTGTATTAGGTGGCAATGGCTTACTGAAAGGGCGTCGCTATGTCTGTTCAGGCGATCTCTATGAAACGGTGACCGACGGGATCTACGTTGATGCGCCTGTGGTGCTGGATGGTCATCTCCTGAGCGGTAAAGGCTTAGGCCATATTTTTGATTTTGCCCTGACGTTGTCAGCCCGTTTATTAGGTGATGACAAACCGGTCCGCGATCACGCCGACCATATCTATTATCCGTGGTAA
- the araF gene encoding arabinose ABC transporter substrate-binding protein AraF → MHKFTKALAAIGLAAVMSQSAIAESMKLGFLVKQPEEPWFQTEWKFADKAGKDLGFEVIKIAVPDGEKTLNAIDSLAASGAKGFVICTPDPKLGSAIVAKARGYDMKVIAVDDQFVNAKGKPMDTVPLVMMAATKIGERQGQELYKEMQKRGWDVKESAVMAITANELDTARRRTSGSMEALKAAGFPEKQIYQVPTKSNDIPGAFDAANSMLVQHPEVKHWLIVGMNDNTVLGGVRATEGQGFKAADVIGIGINGVDAVSELSKAQATGFFGSLLPSPDVHGYKSSEMLYNWVTKGAEPPAFTEVTDVVLITRENFKEELAKKGLGGK, encoded by the coding sequence ATGCACAAATTCACTAAAGCGCTGGCAGCCATCGGTCTTGCTGCCGTTATGTCACAATCCGCTATCGCAGAATCGATGAAGCTGGGTTTCCTGGTGAAACAACCGGAAGAGCCCTGGTTCCAGACAGAGTGGAAATTTGCCGATAAAGCCGGGAAAGATCTGGGCTTTGAAGTCATTAAAATTGCAGTGCCAGACGGTGAAAAGACCCTGAATGCGATCGACAGTCTGGCGGCAAGTGGAGCGAAGGGGTTTGTTATTTGCACCCCTGACCCGAAACTGGGCTCCGCTATTGTTGCTAAAGCGCGCGGCTACGATATGAAAGTCATCGCCGTGGACGATCAGTTCGTTAACGCCAAAGGTAAACCGATGGATACGGTCCCGCTGGTGATGATGGCCGCGACCAAAATCGGCGAACGTCAGGGCCAGGAACTGTATAAAGAGATGCAAAAGCGTGGCTGGGACGTCAAAGAGAGCGCGGTGATGGCGATTACGGCTAACGAACTGGATACCGCACGTCGTCGTACGTCGGGTTCCATGGAAGCGCTGAAAGCCGCGGGTTTCCCGGAAAAACAGATCTACCAGGTTCCAACCAAATCTAACGATATCCCTGGCGCATTTGATGCCGCCAACTCCATGCTGGTTCAGCACCCTGAAGTGAAACATTGGCTGATTGTCGGCATGAACGATAACACCGTACTGGGCGGCGTGCGCGCCACTGAAGGCCAGGGTTTCAAAGCCGCGGACGTGATCGGCATTGGCATCAACGGCGTTGACGCGGTGAGCGAACTGTCAAAAGCGCAGGCGACCGGTTTCTTCGGCTCACTGCTGCCAAGCCCGGACGTTCACGGTTATAAATCCAGTGAAATGCTCTACAACTGGGTGACCAAAGGTGCTGAGCCACCAGCATTTACCGAAGTGACCGATGTCGTGCTGATCACTCGTGAAAACTTTAAAGAGGAACTGGCGAAAAAAGGGTTAGGCGGTAAGTAA
- the araG gene encoding arabinose ABC transporter ATP-binding protein AraG, with protein MQQSTPYLSFRGIGKTFPGVKALTDISFDCYAGQVHALMGENGAGKSTLLKILSGNYAPTTGSLAIRGQEMSFADTTAALNAGVAIIYQELHLVPEMTVAENIYLGQLPHKGGIVNRTLLNYEAGLQLKHLGMDIDPATPLKYLSIGQWQMVEIAKALARNAKIIAFDEPTSSLSAREIENLFRVIRELRKEGRVILYVSHRMEEIFALSDAITVFKDGRYVKTFTDMQQVNHDALVQAMVGRDLGDIYGWQSRPYGAERLRLHEVKAQGVRTPISLTVRSGEIVGLFGLVGAGRSELMKGLFGGTRISKGQVYIDEKPIDIRKPANAIAAGMMLCPEDRKAEGIIPVHSVRDNINISARRKHVLGGCVINNGWEETNADHHIRSLNIKTPGAEQLIMNLSGGNQQKAILGRWLSEEMKVILLDEPTRGIDVGAKHEIYNVIYALAARGVAVLFASSDLPEVLGVADRIVVMREGEIAGELLHEQADERQALSLAMPKVSQAVA; from the coding sequence ATGCAACAGTCTACCCCGTATCTCTCATTTCGCGGCATTGGTAAAACCTTCCCCGGCGTTAAAGCACTTACGGATATCAGTTTTGACTGTTACGCCGGTCAGGTGCATGCGCTGATGGGTGAAAATGGCGCCGGGAAATCCACACTCTTAAAAATTCTCAGCGGTAACTATGCGCCAACCACGGGCTCTTTGGCGATTCGCGGGCAGGAAATGAGCTTCGCGGATACCACCGCCGCGCTGAATGCCGGCGTTGCCATTATTTACCAGGAATTACATCTCGTGCCGGAGATGACCGTTGCCGAGAATATCTATCTCGGTCAGCTTCCGCATAAAGGCGGCATTGTGAACCGCACTCTGCTCAATTATGAAGCGGGGCTGCAACTTAAACATCTGGGGATGGATATCGACCCCGCAACCCCTCTGAAGTATCTCTCAATCGGCCAGTGGCAGATGGTGGAAATCGCCAAAGCGCTGGCGCGTAACGCCAAGATCATCGCCTTCGACGAGCCGACCAGCTCGCTCTCCGCAAGGGAGATAGAGAACCTGTTCCGGGTGATCCGCGAACTGCGTAAAGAGGGGCGGGTCATTCTGTATGTCTCGCACCGCATGGAGGAAATCTTCGCCCTCAGCGATGCGATTACCGTGTTTAAAGATGGCCGCTACGTGAAGACTTTTACCGATATGCAGCAGGTCAACCACGATGCGCTGGTGCAGGCGATGGTAGGGCGCGATCTGGGCGATATTTACGGCTGGCAATCACGGCCTTATGGCGCAGAACGCCTGCGTCTGCATGAGGTAAAAGCGCAGGGCGTGCGTACGCCCATCAGCCTCACGGTACGCAGCGGCGAAATCGTTGGGCTGTTTGGCCTGGTGGGGGCGGGTCGCAGCGAGTTGATGAAAGGATTATTTGGTGGCACCCGCATCAGCAAAGGGCAGGTGTATATCGACGAAAAACCGATTGATATCCGCAAGCCAGCGAATGCTATTGCGGCAGGAATGATGCTGTGTCCGGAAGACCGGAAGGCAGAGGGGATCATCCCTGTGCATTCGGTACGCGACAACATCAACATCAGCGCCCGGCGCAAGCATGTGCTTGGCGGATGCGTGATCAACAATGGATGGGAAGAGACCAATGCCGACCATCACATTCGCTCGCTGAACATTAAAACGCCCGGTGCGGAGCAGTTAATCATGAACCTCTCCGGGGGTAACCAGCAAAAGGCAATTCTCGGTCGCTGGCTGTCGGAAGAGATGAAGGTAATTTTGCTCGACGAACCGACGCGCGGGATTGACGTTGGTGCGAAGCACGAAATTTATAACGTTATTTATGCCCTGGCCGCGCGCGGCGTTGCCGTGCTGTTCGCCTCCAGTGACCTGCCGGAAGTCCTCGGCGTGGCAGACCGCATTGTGGTGATGCGGGAAGGGGAGATCGCCGGGGAATTACTTCACGAACAGGCGGATGAACGCCAGGCGCTGAGCCTCGCTATGCCTAAAGTCAGCCAGGCTGTCGCCTGA
- the araH gene encoding arabinose ABC transporter permease AraH encodes MSSVTTSGSGAPKSPSPFSLGRIWDQYGMLVVFAVLFLACAIFVPNFATFINMKGLGLAISMSGMVACGMLFCLASGDFDLSVASVIACAGVTTAVVINMTESLWIGVGAGLLLGVLCGLVNGFVIARLKINALITTLATMQIVRGLAYIISDGKAVGIEDERFFTLGYANWFGLPAPIWLTVGCLIIFGLLLNKTTFGRNTLAIGGNEEAARLAGVPVVRTKIIIFVLSGLVSAAAGIILASRMTSGQPMTSIGYELIVISACVLGGVSLKGGIGKISYVVAGVLILGTVENAMNLLNISPFAQYVVRGLILLAAVIFDRYKQKAKRTV; translated from the coding sequence ATGTCTTCCGTAACTACTTCCGGATCGGGCGCGCCAAAGTCGCCATCACCCTTTAGCCTGGGACGTATCTGGGACCAGTATGGCATGTTGGTGGTGTTCGCCGTCCTGTTCCTGGCCTGCGCCATTTTTGTGCCGAACTTCGCGACATTCATCAATATGAAAGGGCTGGGGCTGGCGATCTCCATGTCGGGCATGGTGGCCTGCGGCATGTTGTTCTGCCTGGCCTCAGGAGATTTCGACCTGTCGGTGGCGTCGGTGATCGCCTGTGCCGGCGTGACCACGGCAGTGGTCATCAATATGACCGAAAGCCTGTGGATTGGCGTGGGCGCGGGCCTGTTGTTGGGGGTACTGTGTGGTCTGGTCAACGGCTTCGTAATTGCGCGGTTGAAGATCAACGCCCTGATCACCACGCTGGCAACGATGCAAATTGTCCGTGGCCTGGCGTATATCATTTCCGACGGTAAAGCGGTGGGAATTGAAGACGAGCGCTTCTTTACCCTTGGCTACGCCAACTGGTTTGGCTTACCGGCACCAATCTGGCTCACGGTAGGCTGCCTGATTATCTTTGGCTTGTTGTTAAACAAAACCACTTTTGGGCGTAACACGCTGGCGATTGGGGGCAACGAAGAAGCGGCGCGTCTGGCTGGGGTTCCGGTGGTGCGCACTAAGATCATTATTTTCGTACTTTCCGGTCTGGTCTCTGCGGCCGCCGGGATTATCCTTGCCTCGCGTATGACAAGCGGACAGCCGATGACCTCCATTGGCTATGAACTGATAGTCATCTCTGCCTGCGTGTTAGGTGGCGTTTCCCTGAAGGGCGGCATCGGAAAAATCTCATATGTGGTGGCGGGCGTCCTGATCCTGGGCACCGTTGAGAATGCGATGAACCTGCTGAATATTTCGCCTTTCGCCCAGTACGTTGTACGCGGCCTGATCCTACTGGCTGCGGTGATCTTCGACCGTTACAAACAAAAAGCGAAGCGTACGGTCTGA
- the otsB gene encoding trehalose-phosphatase, giving the protein MAEPLTVTPEPSAQYAYFFDLDGTLAELKPHPDQVVIPPTILQMLHYLAECNAGALALISGRSMVELDALATPWRFPLAGVHGAERRDINGKMHIVHLPSAIERDISVQLHTALSHLPGTEIETKGMAFALHYRQAPEHEAALQALALRITQTWPQLALQQGKCVVEIKPKGTNKGEAIAAFMREAPFAGRVPVFLGDDLTDESGFHVVNKAGGISVKVGEGETQAQWRLAGVPDVWRWLESVYTAQQEKNTNDRRNGNESFSRSI; this is encoded by the coding sequence GTGGCAGAACCGTTAACCGTAACCCCTGAACCGTCCGCACAATATGCTTATTTTTTTGATCTCGATGGAACGCTTGCGGAGCTCAAACCGCACCCGGACCAGGTGGTGATACCTCCCACGATCCTTCAGATGCTTCACTATCTTGCAGAGTGCAACGCAGGGGCTCTGGCATTGATTTCAGGGCGCTCAATGGTTGAGCTTGACGCGTTGGCTACCCCCTGGCGCTTTCCGCTGGCAGGCGTGCATGGGGCTGAACGCCGTGACATCAATGGGAAAATGCATATCGTGCATCTCCCTTCGGCAATAGAACGCGATATCAGCGTTCAGTTACATACGGCGCTGTCGCATCTACCGGGAACGGAGATTGAGACGAAAGGAATGGCGTTTGCGCTGCATTACCGACAGGCGCCGGAGCATGAAGCCGCACTGCAGGCGCTGGCGCTGCGTATTACGCAGACCTGGCCGCAGCTTGCGCTTCAGCAAGGGAAGTGCGTTGTCGAAATTAAACCCAAAGGCACCAACAAAGGTGAAGCAATAGCCGCGTTTATGCGGGAAGCTCCCTTTGCCGGGCGGGTCCCTGTTTTTCTGGGGGACGATCTGACCGATGAATCGGGGTTTCATGTGGTGAACAAGGCGGGGGGTATTTCTGTGAAGGTAGGAGAGGGGGAGACGCAGGCGCAATGGCGTTTAGCCGGGGTGCCAGATGTCTGGCGCTGGCTGGAGTCTGTTTACACTGCACAACAAGAAAAAAACACGAATGACAGGAGAAATGGTAATGAGTCGTTTAGTCGTAGTATCTAA
- the otsA gene encoding alpha,alpha-trehalose-phosphate synthase → MSRLVVVSNRIAPPDNKTSAGGLAVGILGALKAAGGLWFGWSGELGNEDEPLKKVTKGNITWASFNLSEKDHEEYYNQFSNAVLWPAFHYRLDLVNFQRTAWEGYQRVNAQLADKLLPLLKDDDILWIHDYHLLPFASELRKRGVNNRVGFFLHIPFPTPEIFNALPSSEILLEQMCDFDLLGFQTENDRQAFLESLSSLTRVSSCDTQNHTAWGKHFHTAVYPIGIEPEEITRQASGPLPPKLAQLKAELKNLKNIFSVERLDYSKGLPERFQAYEALLEKFPQHHGKIRYTQIAPTSRGDVQAYQDIRHQLETEAGRINGKYGQLGWTPLYYLNQHFERKLLMKVFRASDVGLVTPLRDGMNLVAKEFVAAQDPANPGVLVLSQFAGAANELTSALIVNPYDRDEVAAALDRALTMPLAERISRHAEMLEVIVKNDINHWQEQFICDLKAITPRSAESLQARKVATFPKLA, encoded by the coding sequence ATGAGTCGTTTAGTCGTAGTATCTAATCGAATAGCGCCTCCGGATAATAAAACCAGTGCAGGCGGCCTGGCCGTTGGGATACTGGGCGCATTGAAAGCGGCTGGAGGGCTTTGGTTCGGTTGGAGTGGCGAACTGGGTAACGAGGATGAGCCATTAAAAAAGGTCACCAAGGGCAACATCACCTGGGCATCGTTTAACCTGAGCGAGAAGGATCATGAAGAGTATTACAACCAGTTCTCTAACGCGGTGTTATGGCCAGCCTTTCACTATCGGTTAGATCTGGTGAACTTTCAGCGAACGGCCTGGGAAGGCTACCAGCGTGTAAATGCGCAACTGGCAGACAAACTCCTGCCGCTACTAAAAGACGATGATATTCTCTGGATCCATGATTACCACCTGCTACCGTTTGCCAGCGAACTACGTAAGCGCGGCGTGAACAATCGGGTCGGTTTCTTTCTGCATATTCCTTTCCCCACACCGGAAATTTTTAATGCGCTGCCGTCGTCAGAGATCCTCCTTGAGCAGATGTGCGATTTTGATCTGCTGGGTTTTCAAACTGAAAACGACCGCCAGGCATTCCTTGAGAGTCTCTCCAGCCTGACAAGAGTCAGTTCCTGCGATACGCAGAACCACACGGCATGGGGGAAACACTTTCACACCGCGGTCTATCCTATCGGCATTGAACCGGAGGAGATTACCCGCCAGGCGTCAGGGCCGCTGCCGCCGAAACTGGCTCAGCTAAAGGCTGAGTTGAAGAATCTGAAGAATATCTTTTCTGTTGAGCGACTTGATTACTCAAAAGGGCTTCCGGAGCGTTTTCAGGCCTATGAGGCGCTGCTGGAGAAATTCCCTCAACATCATGGAAAAATTCGTTACACGCAGATTGCGCCCACTTCGCGTGGCGATGTGCAGGCCTATCAGGACATCCGTCATCAGCTTGAGACGGAAGCCGGACGCATTAACGGCAAATACGGGCAATTGGGCTGGACGCCGCTGTATTATCTTAACCAGCATTTTGAACGTAAATTGTTGATGAAGGTATTTCGTGCGTCGGATGTAGGGCTGGTTACGCCGTTGCGCGACGGCATGAATCTGGTGGCGAAGGAGTTCGTTGCCGCCCAGGATCCCGCCAATCCTGGCGTTCTGGTGCTATCACAGTTTGCTGGTGCGGCAAATGAGCTGACCTCAGCGCTGATCGTCAATCCTTACGACCGCGATGAAGTGGCGGCGGCGCTGGATCGCGCGCTCACCATGCCACTTGCCGAGCGTATTTCGCGTCATGCTGAGATGCTGGAAGTGATTGTGAAAAACGATATCAATCACTGGCAGGAGCAGTTTATCTGCGATCTAAAGGCGATCACCCCTCGCAGTGCTGAAAGTCTTCAGGCACGTAAAGTCGCGACGTTTCCTAAGCTGGCCTGA
- the uspC gene encoding universal stress protein UspC, whose amino-acid sequence MSYTHILVAVAVTPESQQLLAKAVSIARPVNARISLITLASDPEIYNQFAAPMLEDLRAVMHEETTDFLEKLGREAGYPIAQTFITYGELSEHILDVCRKHDVDLVICGNHNHSFFSRASCSAKSVVSSSLVDVLLVPLEGD is encoded by the coding sequence ATGAGCTATACCCACATTCTGGTTGCCGTGGCAGTGACGCCGGAAAGCCAACAACTCCTGGCAAAAGCCGTCTCCATTGCCCGCCCCGTCAACGCACGGATAAGCCTTATCACCCTCGCCTCCGACCCAGAGATATACAATCAATTTGCCGCCCCCATGCTGGAAGATTTACGCGCGGTGATGCATGAGGAGACAACGGATTTTCTTGAAAAACTGGGAAGGGAAGCAGGTTACCCGATCGCCCAGACCTTCATTACCTACGGTGAGTTAAGCGAGCATATTCTGGACGTATGCCGCAAGCATGATGTGGATCTGGTCATCTGCGGCAACCACAACCATAGCTTCTTTTCGCGAGCCTCCTGCTCGGCGAAAAGTGTGGTGAGTTCAAGCCTGGTAGATGTCCTGCTGGTCCCGCTTGAAGGCGATTAA